Proteins from one Ranitomeya variabilis isolate aRanVar5 chromosome 1, aRanVar5.hap1, whole genome shotgun sequence genomic window:
- the UQCR10 gene encoding cytochrome b-c1 complex subunit 9, which yields MSLLNTVYRSVFRRTSTFTLSIVLGVVLFERAFDQGADALFEHLNRGKMWKHIKHQYEQNEE from the exons ATGTCTCTGCTGAACACCGTGTACCGCTCCGTCTTCCGCCGCACCTCCACGTTCACCCTCAGCATCGTGCTCGGGGTGGTGCTGTTTGAGCGGGCTTTTGACCAAGGAGCCGACGCTTTGTTCGAGCACCTCAACCGAGGG AAAATGTGGAAACACATCAAGCACCAGTATGAACAAAATGAAGAGTAA